One genomic region from Pseudomonas hormoni encodes:
- the smpB gene encoding SsrA-binding protein SmpB, whose translation MAKQKKHPTGTIAQNKKARHDYFIEHRFEAGLVLAGWEVKSLRASKLQLVDSYVLLKDGEAWLLGSHITPLTTASTHVIADPTRTRKLLLNRRELEKLAAAVQQKGYACVCLSWYWSKHMVKCEIALGKGKKEYDKRDTERERDAGRELQRAVRNKGKEE comes from the coding sequence ATGGCTAAACAGAAGAAACACCCAACAGGGACCATCGCGCAAAATAAAAAGGCGCGACACGATTACTTCATCGAACATCGGTTCGAGGCTGGTCTGGTCCTGGCCGGCTGGGAAGTAAAAAGTCTGCGGGCGAGCAAGCTACAGCTGGTTGACAGTTATGTACTGCTCAAGGATGGGGAAGCCTGGCTGCTCGGCAGCCACATTACGCCCCTGACGACCGCCAGCACCCACGTCATTGCTGATCCGACGCGCACCCGTAAATTGCTGCTCAACCGCCGCGAGCTGGAAAAGCTGGCCGCCGCCGTGCAGCAAAAGGGTTACGCCTGCGTGTGCCTGTCCTGGTACTGGAGCAAGCACATGGTCAAGTGCGAGATTGCGCTGGGCAAGGGCAAGAAGGAATACGACAAGCGTGATACCGAACGCGAACGCGACGCCGGTCGCGAGTTGCAGCGAGCGGTGCGCAACAAGGGCAAGGAAGAATAA